A single region of the Gossypium arboreum isolate Shixiya-1 chromosome 12, ASM2569848v2, whole genome shotgun sequence genome encodes:
- the LOC108478141 gene encoding protein DETOXIFICATION 49-like, whose amino-acid sequence MCQFTSSCKCDDDDSNIPSLLSINDSKGSFNVYESLIPRTPTIHTQKKLDSFFSVSLAVKEAISIANIAFPMILTGLMLYSRSLISMLFLGRLGELALAGGSLAIGFANITGYSILSGLAMGMESICGQAFGAKRYTLLGITLQRTVLLLLASSLPISVLWMNMKKILIVCGQDESIANEAQRYLVYSVPDLLAQSLLHPLRIYLRTQSITLPLTCCAILSILLHVPINYFLVTHLKLGIKGVALSGVWTNINLVGSLIIYILYFGVHKRTWGGFSMECFKEWKSLLNLAIPSCISVCLEWWWYEIMILLCGLLLNPKATVASMGILIQTTALIYIFPSSLSFSVSTRVGNELGANQPKKAKLAAFVGLNCGFILGLSALLFAVLVRNIWATMFTADKDIIALTSLVLPIIGLCELGNCPQTTGCGVLRGTARPKYGANINLGCFYLVGMPVAVRLAFFAGFDFKGLWLGMLAAQMSCVATMLLVLVRTDWDFEAERAMKLTGTQVAVDDDDDDADDDSKLHENPHQAQIKQDSISLLEDLGHYCLV is encoded by the coding sequence ATGTGCCAGTTTACATCTTCCTGCAAATGTGATGATGATGATTCAAATATTCCTTCCCTTCTTTCAATCAACGACTCTAAAGGGTCATTCAATGTTTACGAATCTTTAATCCCAAGAACCCCAACAATCCATACACAAAAAAAGCTAGACAGTTTTTTTTCTGTTTCTCTTGCAGTGAAAGAAGCCATCTCCATAGCTAATATTGCTTTCCCTATGATCCTAACCGGTCTCATGTTATATTCCCGTTCATTGATTTCCATGTTATTTCTCGGCCGACTCGGTGAACTTGCCTTGGCTGGTGGTTCACTCGCCATTGGTTTTGCCAATATCACTGGTTATTCTATTCTTTCAGGTCTTGCTATGGGGATGGAGTCCATTTGTGGACAAGCTTTTGGTGCTAAAAGATATACCCTTTTAGGAATCACCTTACAAAGGACAGTGCTTTTGTTGCTTGCTTCATCATTGCCTATTTCTGTTTTATGGATGAATATGAAGAAAATATTGATAGTCTGTGGTCAAGATGAAAGTATAGCTAATGAAGCACAACGGTATCTTGTTTATTCAGTCCCTGATCTTTTAGCTCAATCTCTTTTACACCCATTGAGGATTTATCTCAGAACCCAATCAATAACTCTCCCTTTAACATGTTGTGCCATTTTATCTATTCTTCTACATGTACCCATCAATTACTTTCTTGTAACACACCTTAAATTAGGCATCAAAGGGGTTGCACTTAGTGGGGTTTGGACCAATATCAACCTAGTTGGTTCATTGATAATCTATATCCTTTACTTTGGTGTCCATAAAAGAACATGGGGAGGGTTTTCAATGGAGTGTTTTAAAGAATGGAAATCTTTACTGAATTTAGCCATACCAAGCTGTATTTCAGTCTGTCTTGAATGGTGGTGGTACGAGATTATGATCCTTTTATGCGGTTTACTTTTAAACCCCAAAGCAACAGTTGCTTCAATGGGCATTTTGATTCAAACAACAGCATTGATATACATATTCCCATCTTCATTAAGCTTCAGTGTATCAACAAGAGTCGGCAATGAACTCGGTGCTAACCAGCCCAAAAAAGCCAAACTCGCCGCCTTTGTAGGCCTAAACTGTGGATTCATTCTGGGCTTATCAGCACTCCTTTTTGCTGTACTGGTGAGAAACATATGGGCTACCATGTTTACAGCCGATAAAGATATCATTGCATTAACTTCACTTGTTTTACCTATAATCGGCTTATGTGAACTCGGCAACTGCCCACAAACAACCGGGTGCGGCGTTCTTCGAGGCACAGCAAGGCCTAAATACGGTGCTAATATAAACTTGGGTTGTTTTTACCTTGTTGGTATGCCGGTTGCTGTACGGTTAGCTTTTTTTGCTGGTTTTGATTTTAAAGGGTTATGGCTTGGAATGTTGGCAGCTCAAATGTCCTGTGTGGCCACTATGTTACTGGTTTTGGTTCGAACAGATTGGGATTTTGAAGCTGAAAGAGCCATGAAACTGACCGGAACTCAAGTGgctgttgatgatgatgatgatgatgctgatgaTGACAGCAAATTACACGAGAATCCACACCAAGCACAAATCAAGCAGGATTCTATTTCTTTATTAGAGGATTTGGGTCATTATTGCCTAGTTTAA